The Thiovulum sp. ES genome window below encodes:
- a CDS encoding putative site-specific integrase-resolvase (PFAM: MerR family regulatory protein; Resolvase, N terminal domain~TIGRFAM: DNA binding domain, excisionase family), with protein MNKLLTIKEASELLNVTTSTLRRWEREGKLVPDERTKGNQRRYKLSSIRPEKLKNRKTVAYARVSSNEQKEDLNRQKNILELFCASNGWSFELISDLGSSLNYKKKGLQKLIKDILNDKVERLVITHKDRLLRFGAELIFQICEEKNIEITIINQSENSTFEEDLAKDVLEIMTVFSAELYGSRSEKNTALLQKLKEVEKLAKQNS; from the coding sequence CTATTAAAGAAGCTTCCGAGCTATTAAATGTAACAACATCAACATTAAGAAGATGGGAAAGAGAAGGAAAATTAGTCCCTGATGAGAGAACAAAAGGGAATCAGAGAAGATATAAACTCTCTTCAATTCGACCAGAAAAATTAAAAAATAGAAAAACAGTTGCTTATGCAAGAGTAAGTTCAAATGAGCAAAAAGAGGATTTAAATAGACAGAAGAATATTTTAGAACTCTTTTGTGCCTCGAATGGTTGGAGTTTTGAGCTAATTAGTGATTTAGGAAGTAGTTTAAATTATAAGAAAAAAGGTCTTCAAAAACTTATAAAAGATATATTAAATGATAAAGTTGAACGACTTGTAATTACTCACAAAGATAGACTTTTACGATTTGGAGCAGAGCTGATTTTTCAAATTTGTGAAGAGAAAAATATTGAAATTACAATAATAAATCAGAGTGAAAACTCAACTTTTGAAGAAGATTTAGCAAAAGATGTTTTGGAGATTATGACTGTTTTTAGTGCAGAATTATACGGTTCAAGAAGTGAAAAGAATACTGCTTTACTGCAAAAATTGAAAGAAGTTGAAAAACTTGCAAAGCAAAATAGCTAA